The window gttaGCTTAATAAATAAAGTATTAATTGTACAGTATAATTACCTTCTTTACTGGGAATTGCATAAATATCTAATTCAGGAATTATTGCATCTTCATATTGTAAACTTGTGTCGCGCATCAACGCGGCATGTGGTGATTCAGGAGGTGTTGCCATACCAGCAACACCACTCCAACCCCATAAACGgctaagaaaagaataattttataaattctgaAAATAATACTTTATAACATATTCAAGAGTAGCACATACTCTCCTATTGGACCTCGTGAATCAAGTCCGCTACCCGATTCACTATCATCTTCCTCTTCGTGAttatcctcctcttcttctctttcagcACGTTCTCTGTTCTCTTGTTCAGCTCGTGCACAATCATGTAACCCAAGTAATAAGGAATAATCCATCAAGTGCAACCGCGTTAAGAACTGTAAAGGtagttattaataaatgcaatataTGAAAATGAGTGTACGATAAAAGTATACGACTCACATCAACATCAGCAGTTAACGTTTCTATAAGTTTAGCTTTCGCTTCTTCGccaatataaattttcattccctCCTTAACAAAGTCATTGTCTTTATAAGTAGGcagatctttttctttttctttgtcagATGCTTCACGATCAACTGTTGAGccttttaaatcaaatttctTATGAGTCGTTAAATGATTTGAAAATACATTTCTTATAGCAACGACATAATGTTCGACTCCGTCTACTGTCAAGCGATACATGCCAAGATATTGAGGTAACAAAGTTTTTCCATGTCTTTCTACAATATACTGTAAGTATAAACATGTTAGATTTATACGTAAGTAAAAACATAAATAACGATAATAGtttatacaataatacatacCGGATGATAGTGCTTCAAAAATGAATGCATTCTTTCTACCTCTTCGCTCGTAAGAGTTTTAATAATGAACAATTTATCGTATGATTGGTAAAATTTTGCACCACTTTTTCCAGAAGAGTCATCCAATATCGGTTGCGATCTGAAAATGAGAGAGAACAATTTTAGTTCTAATAATATGTTACATTTTTGTTATATGAAAGCAaaacaaattatatattttttgcaGTGAAAACATTTTGCTTTTTACAACAGTTCTGTATAATACTTAGTAGCTATTAGTTTATGTTTACTACATATTTTAACATGCATTAAAAAGGGAACTACTTATTAAATTaactattaataattgattcataataatgttattatttatatgttacaatataaattatatgtaCCGTTATGATACAATATGAAAAACTAATATAGAACATAATGTTTCTGATTAAAAGTATTTTAAGTTAAAGCAACTAAATACATGCTTTGACTATGTGTGattcttaatattttattctgTAATATTTCACAGAAATATGGATGTAAACACGTGTCTTGTTCAGAACAACACCATAAAAGAATATCATTTAAAATCAGTTTCATGTGTTTTAACTGACTTTCTGTGCTTAATAAAAGAACTCATGGAAACGTGTTAGCCACAAGCAACACgcacaaaatgaaaaatcaagtCTAGCTAACCTCAGACGTTTTGGTTTAAAACTGTAGGAACGTAGTGGCTTATTTAGGACTGGGATCTGAGAAATAATAGAAGGAGAGAGGGTTATCGAAGGAGCAGTAGCAGAACGGCGAACCAATTCACGAGTCTTTCCACTCCCAGCCAAATTCCAATGCCTCTCTGTTCGCGAAGGATTAAATGCCCGACATCTAGTATCAAAATTCTTATGTTACAATTTACTACAAAAGTTTTTACTCATTGCATCCAAATGAAAACTATGTTTTGTATGTACaaagaagtaaaataaatcggctcgttattttgtaatattgacATTTATGTAGCTACAAGGTACTGTATTACATTCTGTACTGAAAACTAAATATTACTATATAATATACAAAGAATATATTAGTCACAACATCAATATATATACCATAagatttttctttactttcagaTAGATTTTAAAAGATACACGagcataaaaaattttatagatacaatttttataaatataaaacattacTACTAATATTACAGAATAGATTTCTGATGAGATTTCAATTCAGAATCATATCAgacaaaatttgtaattataataaattgccTATGAATCATTGGGTACATTATCTTCCTTGAAAATAAGTCAAATCTCTAAATCTGCaatattctataaataaataaacgaattacATAGTAGAATGAACAAAAAATGTGTATCAAACTGTTTTAATACATACAGATAATTTTTATGTGCACCACAGCTATTGCACTTTATACAAAAAGCTTTCACATAGCATGATACATACATCTCTGGCATGCAgtgcaatttaataaaaaagaaatctaagaaataaaataaaactggttttttattcataaaatatattGCAAATTAATATAGAACTTTATAACTACTATAATGATACCTTCCAGTTATTTTCTGAAAATCATTATCAAACAATGTACttgtaaagtataaaatacaaaataaattatctTTTACCTTGTCATCGATTCCTTGTAGTCCAAGTCATCTATACCAAATCTTTCTCGTAAATTTCTGAATACTAATGGACAATATTCTTTGATCTTAAAGTGAGATGGCATATTTTCTCTAAAACAGAAAGTTACATATAAAAACGTtcataattgtttatttaaagTTTGTAAATGTCAAACATACAAGTaaaatgaaactgaaaattTAGTGTTTTTAGATATTTACTAAGATTATGCATATCTTTATCGTTAACTATAATCTTAGATCATGAGGACCTTCATTGATTCTATTATTAAAAGCAGTGACCAACCTACTAATTCAGTATTTAGCGATATATTTAGAATAGATTACTTCAGTTATTTGCTTTAAAGTTTGCATTAATGACTTTTATCCTATGTTagataaaaaattgtttttaacaTTTAAACTAACATTCAATGTAGTGGAACCTAtgttatattctttatttctactatttttaaaaataattttagatcaAATATATATTGGTTTATAAAGTATAATTTAACTCACTTGTTAAAAAGATGATTATCCACTTTTAACTTGCTGTAAGCTCTGAAATCATCTGGCAGGAGCATTACTGGTATATTAACATGACTAAGCTCATTTATCtgtaatatattatatagaaatacattcttaaattaattttcttttttttagatTTACTAAAAGAGAAAGTAAACATTAAAAACTATTAAGTACAAAAACTTAAAGAATCtacaatataaaatacataaattatacaaaattaaatttagtatTACTACTTTAACTTAGATAGAACACAACAAATCTATCGTATCTAATCTATATGTAATGAAATGATACGGCTATGTACATAGATATCATAATCCATAAATGGATATTAAAAAGTTTACACATACATATTTCTTTCTATTATTCTGTACAGTAACCCATTTTAAGTGCATCCTTGattgacatttaataacaagtaAAATTCAATGTCTATGTAATAGAGCACATCATTTATTTACCAATTACTCTTTGACCTTTTATATTGATTCTACTGTACTAAGTCTCTTTTAATATAAAGCTAAACATTGCAAAAAAATCATATTGTACTTTTTGTAAATACAATACATAATTGCTTTCATTAacttgatattttaattaagtcaTCCATGTAACTACAATTTTGTTATTCCCTAATGaaagcaattaattaatttttctcaagcaaaatgtatgtgtatatatgtatagacaTATATACGAAATAATcacgaaaaataattataatttggcAAAATAATGCCAGTTTTTCCTAAATTACCGATTCTGTCCAGTTTCAAGAGAATGAAGGAAGAAAATGGCAATTTGGATGACGTACGACGCTGTCACGTAAATATGTTAGTACATACTCACCGTGTGATTGACACCCCACATAAAAACACTGAGAAGAGGTTCATTTGCACGAAACAGCTTCACCTTTTGATGTTTGACtcgaaaatgtttctttttgaGCTTACTAAGCCCACTAGACATTTGCGGTGCACTGGACATGTTACTCGCGTTGATGTCTACTTCGATCACTCCTATTAACACTTTTGTTACACTTAACGAAAAGTATAACTTCTTTACATTGTCATCATTGTAAATTGCCTCGTACGTCGAGACTTAAACGCGCAAAAAAGTCACAACTGCGATGTTATAATCACCGCGAGTACCCCACTGTACCTGACCGCGGTTGATTAGCGACTGAATTCCTTTTAAAAATGGCGAGGACAATCATGTCCTACCTGCAATTGCAACAGCTATAGAAACTCTGCAGATATGCGAGTTGGGCCGTGGCACCATTTCCAACTGTAAACAATGaattttacttaaatttatGGTGTAACAGTTTAGAATAAACGTAACACCAAGCAACAATTGAATTTCATtgatttaatacaaaatttcaaTACAATCCTTATCAACAATTGGAAAAAAATTGCATTGCTTATACCTCATATTACAAATTTTAGCTTTTGCAGAAAACTATAAAcggtaataaaaattattatgaattttttcagGAAAATCAGTATAGTTACCTTGACATTTTAAGGCAAATTACGTCATTGGTTTTGTATAATTGTAATAATCAATATAAAACATTACTGCAGTGTAAAATGATATATAAAATAGCGTGTCTCAAATTCCTAAAACCAAATCAATAGATGTTTATTTTACTTCTTATTCTTTTGAAcaataaattacataaaatacTTTTACCTTTTTATACATTTAAAATATAGGAGTTTCAGCTGTTTAAACACCTTGGAAACGTAATGATTTTAATGcagttttcaataaataaaagttgtagACAATTCAGCCTTAAAGAGCGATTCATTGTGATCATGTGAACGCATCGTAACGCGTGCACTAAGGAAGCCGCCACTAAAAGTCGTgctaaaaattcattaaaatattaaagtccACGTTCGAATATAAAAATGGAAACAATGTCGAATCCTTATCCAAAAAAACTGCACGACACTtgtgaagatgaagaagagagaaaacACTTTCAACGTATTGTGTCGGCTTTCAAATATTACAAGCaagtattttatgaaaaatcattTAATATAAGGCTGTAATCTTTGAGTCGATGTTTCACCCTTATCTTTATTGCCTTTATTCTTCCACTTTGTTACTTGTATATGGTAACTGTGATAAGCAACGAgtcgtttaaaatttttttgcCGTTGTGAAAAGTTCTCCAACATTACTTAACCTTTGATGATACGACACTACGCTATGACATTTTCTGTCTAATGTTTCACGATTGTccaatgaataaaaaattgtat of the Osmia lignaria lignaria isolate PbOS001 chromosome 7, iyOsmLign1, whole genome shotgun sequence genome contains:
- the PIP4K gene encoding phosphatidylinositol 5-phosphate 4-kinase, with product MSSAPQMSSGLSKLKKKHFRVKHQKVKLFRANEPLLSVFMWGVNHTINELSHVNIPVMLLPDDFRAYSKLKVDNHLFNKENMPSHFKIKEYCPLVFRNLRERFGIDDLDYKESMTRSQPILDDSSGKSGAKFYQSYDKLFIIKTLTSEEVERMHSFLKHYHPYIVERHGKTLLPQYLGMYRLTVDGVEHYVVAIRNVFSNHLTTHKKFDLKGSTVDREASDKEKEKDLPTYKDNDFVKEGMKIYIGEEAKAKLIETLTADVDFLTRLHLMDYSLLLGLHDCARAEQENRERAEREEEEDNHEEEDDSESGSGLDSRGPIGDRLWGWSGVAGMATPPESPHAALMRDTSLQYEDAIIPELDIYAIPSKEGAPTKEIYFLAIIDVLTHYGVRKQAAKAAKTVKYGANVDGISTCDPEQYGKRFIEFMSKAIE